The following coding sequences are from one Arachis hypogaea cultivar Tifrunner chromosome 7, arahy.Tifrunner.gnm2.J5K5, whole genome shotgun sequence window:
- the LOC140174260 gene encoding uncharacterized protein has translation MSCEKGYKNHNFYSKTLRAISGSVINCISRMSDTPPNMKKLPHLSEDLIWKIMVKADPKTVGQCRTLSKGWNFRLCTNLFVKANYKENKDRSKSVIVGIGYPPGDYNSIWFVRAYLHSGRQVQFNVPMDANQYGLYSVIGSENGIICIKISLGGLNSRLLVWNPVSDKRRYVTDEASKHSAHAVSLYAFGFLEDEIEYRIVHVYKRAFRQRNMSWSLYTSFEREWTHSGMFKSDVQKLGPKYIVHNGIVYWIGWQGANFFEPASIVTFNLRIQMFHEAKIPPDVPSDYNSLTYFNDGVGYISYRNLAFSRQVLVWQMKRNGDHSIHWERMIRVSGLGIPYTPSLFLGNDIITVMECRDGSGSANDAVRTDFLISRLKYMESRREHLVQRTWQEHVNVKTITMHSDGLYMV, from the coding sequence ATGAGTTGTGAGAAAGGTTACAAGAACCATAATTTCTACTCAAAAACACTAAGAGCCATTAGCGGCTCCGTAATAAACTGTATATCTAGAATGAGTGACACTCCACCCAATATGAAAAAACTTCCACACCTTAGTGAGGATCTTATCTGGAAGATCATGGTGAAGGCAGATCCTAAGACAGTTGGACAGTGCAGAACGCTAAGCAAGGGTTGGAATTTCAGGCTGTGTACTAATTTGTTCGTGAAGGCAAACTATAAGGAAAACAAAGATCGAAGCAAGAGTGTGATCGTAGGCATTGGCTATCCCCCAGGTGATTACAACTCGATTTGGTTCGTTCGAGCGTATCTTCATTCGGGTCGCCAGGTTCAGTTCAATGTCCCAATGGATGCTAACCAATATGGCTTATATTCAGTCATTGGGTCTGAGAACGGAATCATATGCATAAAGATCTCATTGGGTGGCCTTAATTCTCGGCTTCTTGTATGGAATCCAGTATCGGATAAGAGGCGGTACGTAACCGATGAAGCAAGCAAGCATTCCGCTCATGCCGTTTCTCTATATGCGTTTGGTTTTTTGGAGGACGAAATCGAGTACCGTATTGTGCATGTCTACAAGCGTGCATTTAGACAAAGAAATATGTCATGGTCTCTTTACACTTCATTTGAACGAGAATGGACTCATTCCGGTATGTTTAAGAGTGATGTCCAGAAACTTGGGCCCAAATATATAGTGCACAATGGGATAGTCTATTGGATTGGGTGGCAGGGAGCTAATTTCTTTGAGCCAGCATCCATAGTCACGTTCAACCTCCGCATCCAGATGTTCCATGAGGCAAAGATCCCCCCAGACGTGCCATCTGATTACAACTCACTAACTTACTTCAACGATGGTGTCGGGTATATTTCATACCGTAATCTTGCATTCAGCAGGCAAGTCCTGGTCTGGCAAATGAAAAGAAATGGTGATCACAGCATCCATTGGGAGAGGATGATTAGAGTTTCTGGTCTTGGAATCCCATACACTCCTTCATTGTTCTTAGGCAATGACATAATAACAGTCATGGAGTGCAGAGACGGGTCAGGAAGTGCAAATGATGCCGTGCGAACAGACTTCCTGATTTCGAGGCTAAAATATATGGAATCAAGAAGGGAGCATTTGGTTCAACGCACATGGCAGGAACATGTTAACGTGAAGACAATTACAATGCATTCAGATGGGCTATACATGGTTTAG